TCACCTCCGTCGACGACCAGAAGCTCTCGTCCATGTCGGCCGCTGccgtgggcgccgccgccgccgccggcagctcgCCGCCCGAGCTGAAGCTCTCCTCCTTGACAGCGGCATGCTgcgtttgctgctgctgccgccggtggtcgccgtcggccgacgacggcgacgactcgGTCACCGTGGAGCACGTCACGCCGCTACTGGTGTCGACGCTGACGGACGGCGTCGCCTCGcgcttgacggcggcggcgctctttGCCGCCTTGGGCTGCTTGCGCGTAtgcggccggcggccaccgccaccgccggcggcggcgagcttccGTTCGTCGTCCAGCCTCTTCTTGAGGTGAGTGTGCCACACGTTCTTGATCTCGTTGTCAGTGCGACCCGGCATCTGGGCGGCGATGGCTGACCACCTGTTGGCAACAAATGACAAAAGCACCATGAGCACCAAGAACAAGAAGAGCTAGCTAAAGCATTGATCGATGCAATGCAATTGCAACCCAGATCATGTCACATGAAACAGCTAAAAACAAAAGAAGCAGAGAAGCTTTTGTAATAAACAAACTGTTAAACAAGTCTGTATAATCTGCAAGATTTTGATGCTGCAGCAAAAGATTTGATTCCAAATGCAACAGTTACAGGTAGATTGAGCATCC
Above is a window of Oryza sativa Japonica Group chromosome 10, ASM3414082v1 DNA encoding:
- the LOC4348906 gene encoding transcription factor MYB4-like is translated as MGRAPCCEKEGLRRGAWSPEEDDRLVAYIRRHGHPNWRALPKQAGLLRCGKSCRLRWINYLRPDIKRGNFTADEEDLIVRLHNSLGNRWSAIAAQMPGRTDNEIKNVWHTHLKKRLDDERKLAAAGGGGGRRPHTRKQPKAAKSAAAVKREATPSVSVDTSSGVTCSTVTESSPSSADGDHRRQQQQTQHAAVKEESFSSGGELPAAAAAPTAAADMDESFWSSTEVTGMMAGLGDMDEELAIAGTSSAAAARSDDMEFWLKMLLESGDMRDLAVL